The following coding sequences lie in one Xanthomonas hortorum pv. pelargonii genomic window:
- a CDS encoding methyl-accepting chemotaxis protein, with translation MHVFLNLRIGQRLALGFLSIIVLMVILTVVGIHRVRSIDQQLTAINEVNSVKQRYAINFRGSVHDRAIALRDVVLMDEAADRHAAEQSIDKLAADYARSAQPLDSMIAASSDTEEKKILQQIKAIEQRTMPFIVNVRALRESGDKPQAEQLLLHEARPDFIAWLASINAFIDLQEAKNRDAAKDAVATARGFAMLMVISTVIALLLGATIAFLLTRSVVLPLRQSLRLAERINDGDLRSQDMPTSQDESGQLLRAMQQMQRRLQEVISAQRAMAARHEAGEISYRTDAKRFPGEYGDMVQDTNALVHAHVQTQLRMTEVMGSYAVGNLAQEIEQYPGEKAAITATMQQVRQNLRAINAQIQELTQAACAGNFALRGQPEKFEHDFRLMVENLNTMMATSDTNLAKFSDLLRAIADGDLTVRMTGNFHGVFASMRDDANSTVHRLTDIVTHIQTTSNSIGFAAEDIASGNQELARRSEQQAASLEETAASMEELTSTVKQNAEHAGRANQLALGAAAIASDGRDVVGQVIEKMSGIEAASKRIADIISVIDGIAFQTNILALNAAVEAARAGEQGRGFAVVASEVRTLSHRSSDAAKEIKRLIDDSVQRVADGATLVQKAGTTMSEVVTSVQHVTDIMGHISAASQEQASGIEQVNQTIAQMDETTQHNVRLVEAASTAARALEDHSVQLIRAVDVFKVKAAVI, from the coding sequence ATGCATGTCTTCTTGAATCTGCGTATTGGTCAGCGTCTGGCGCTTGGCTTTCTTTCGATCATCGTGCTGATGGTGATCCTGACCGTCGTCGGCATCCACCGCGTGCGCAGCATCGACCAGCAATTGACCGCCATCAACGAGGTCAACAGCGTCAAACAACGCTATGCGATCAACTTTCGCGGCAGCGTCCATGACCGTGCGATTGCGCTGCGCGATGTGGTGCTGATGGACGAGGCGGCAGACCGGCACGCGGCAGAACAATCGATCGACAAGCTCGCCGCAGATTACGCACGCTCCGCGCAACCGCTCGACAGCATGATCGCCGCCTCTTCGGATACCGAAGAGAAGAAGATTCTCCAGCAGATCAAGGCGATCGAGCAGCGCACCATGCCGTTTATCGTCAACGTGCGTGCACTGCGCGAGTCAGGCGACAAACCGCAGGCAGAGCAGCTGCTCTTACATGAAGCGCGGCCCGACTTCATCGCCTGGCTGGCCAGCATCAATGCCTTCATCGATCTGCAGGAAGCCAAGAACCGCGACGCCGCCAAAGACGCCGTCGCCACTGCACGCGGCTTCGCCATGCTGATGGTGATCTCCACCGTCATCGCACTGCTACTGGGCGCCACGATCGCCTTCTTGCTCACCCGCAGCGTGGTGCTGCCCTTGCGCCAGTCGCTACGCCTGGCCGAGCGCATCAACGACGGCGATCTGCGCAGCCAGGACATGCCCACCAGCCAGGACGAATCCGGCCAGCTGCTGCGTGCCATGCAACAGATGCAGCGCCGTCTGCAAGAGGTGATCTCCGCCCAGCGCGCCATGGCCGCCCGCCACGAAGCCGGCGAGATCAGCTACCGCACCGACGCCAAGCGTTTCCCGGGCGAATACGGCGATATGGTGCAGGACACCAACGCACTGGTGCATGCGCACGTGCAGACTCAGTTGCGCATGACCGAGGTCATGGGCAGCTACGCGGTGGGCAATCTCGCGCAGGAAATCGAACAGTATCCCGGCGAAAAGGCCGCCATCACCGCCACCATGCAGCAGGTACGGCAGAACCTGCGCGCCATCAACGCACAGATCCAGGAGCTCACCCAAGCTGCGTGCGCAGGCAACTTCGCACTCCGCGGCCAGCCGGAAAAGTTCGAGCACGACTTCCGCCTGATGGTCGAAAACCTCAACACCATGATGGCCACCTCCGACACCAACCTGGCCAAGTTCTCCGACCTGCTGCGCGCCATCGCCGACGGCGACCTCACCGTACGCATGACCGGCAACTTCCACGGCGTGTTCGCCTCGATGCGCGACGATGCCAACAGCACGGTGCATCGCCTGACCGACATCGTCACGCATATCCAGACCACCTCCAACAGCATTGGGTTTGCCGCCGAAGACATCGCCAGCGGCAATCAGGAACTGGCGCGCCGCAGCGAACAGCAGGCAGCCAGTCTCGAAGAAACCGCCGCCTCGATGGAAGAGCTGACCTCCACCGTCAAGCAGAACGCCGAACACGCAGGCCGCGCCAACCAGCTCGCGCTGGGCGCCGCCGCGATTGCCTCGGACGGACGCGACGTGGTCGGCCAGGTCATCGAAAAGATGTCCGGTATCGAAGCGGCGTCCAAGCGCATCGCCGACATCATCTCGGTCATCGACGGCATCGCCTTCCAGACCAACATCCTCGCCCTCAACGCCGCCGTCGAAGCCGCACGCGCAGGCGAACAAGGCCGCGGATTCGCCGTGGTCGCCTCCGAAGTGCGCACCCTATCGCACCGCTCATCGGACGCCGCCAAGGAAATCAAACGGCTCATCGACGACTCCGTACAACGCGTCGCCGACGGCGCCACACTGGTGCAAAAGGCCGGCACCACCATGAGCGAGGTCGTCACCAGCGTCCAGCACGTCACCGACATCATGGGCCACATCTCCGCCGCCTCGCAGGAACAGGCCAGCGGCATCGAACAGGTCAATCAGACCATCGCCCAGATGGACGAAACCACCCAACACAACGTCCGCCTGGTGGAAGCGGCAAGCACCGCCGCGCGTGCGCTCGAAGACCACTCCGTGCAGCTGATCCGCGCTGTGGACGTGTTCAAGGTCAAGGCTGCGGTCATTTAA
- a CDS encoding FAD-dependent monooxygenase, giving the protein MARRILITGASVAGNTAAWTLANQGLDVVVVEQAAHFRDGGQNIDVRGVGRQVLQRMGLEQAALDHGTGEQGTAWVDEHGHAVATFKTDDIDGDGPTAELEILRGDLARLLYEAARDKVTYRFGDRIASIQDDGNGAIVNFHSGSSDRFDAVIIAEGVGSSTREQLFPGENDPRWMDLTIAYFTIARSADDDRLWRWYHTTGGRSISLRPDRHGTTRAMLSLQKVTDGEQDWDQATQKAYLREQFADAGWQAARVLDGMDSTDDFYFDALRQVRMPRWHTGRIVLTGDAAWCATPLAGIGATLAVTGGYVLASEIARTDDLQSAFAAYATAMRPMVEQGQGVPKIGPRLMNPHSRLGIQLLHGALKFASQPSIQTIAAKLMTPSIKAPDLARYD; this is encoded by the coding sequence ATGGCGCGTCGCATCCTCATCACCGGCGCCAGCGTCGCCGGCAACACCGCCGCCTGGACGCTTGCCAACCAGGGACTCGACGTCGTGGTGGTGGAACAGGCGGCGCACTTCCGCGACGGCGGCCAGAACATCGACGTGCGCGGCGTCGGCCGCCAGGTCCTGCAGCGCATGGGCTTGGAGCAGGCCGCACTCGACCATGGCACCGGCGAGCAAGGCACTGCCTGGGTCGACGAACACGGCCATGCGGTCGCCACTTTCAAGACCGACGACATCGACGGCGATGGCCCGACCGCCGAGCTGGAGATCCTGCGCGGCGACCTCGCCCGCCTGCTCTACGAAGCCGCACGCGACAAGGTGACCTATCGCTTCGGCGACCGCATCGCCAGCATCCAGGACGACGGCAACGGCGCGATAGTCAATTTCCACAGCGGAAGCAGCGACCGCTTCGATGCAGTCATCATCGCCGAAGGCGTCGGCTCCTCCACGCGCGAACAGCTTTTCCCGGGCGAAAACGACCCACGCTGGATGGATCTGACCATCGCCTACTTCACCATCGCACGCAGCGCAGACGACGATCGCCTGTGGCGCTGGTATCACACCACCGGCGGCCGCAGCATCTCGTTGCGGCCGGACCGGCACGGCACCACCCGCGCCATGCTGTCGCTGCAGAAGGTCACCGATGGCGAGCAGGACTGGGATCAGGCAACGCAGAAAGCGTACTTGCGTGAACAGTTCGCCGACGCCGGCTGGCAGGCAGCGCGCGTACTGGACGGCATGGACAGCACCGACGACTTCTACTTCGATGCCTTGCGGCAGGTGCGCATGCCGCGCTGGCACACAGGCCGCATCGTCCTGACCGGTGACGCGGCGTGGTGCGCAACCCCGCTGGCCGGTATCGGCGCCACCCTGGCGGTCACCGGCGGCTATGTGTTGGCAAGCGAGATCGCACGCACCGATGATCTGCAGAGCGCATTCGCCGCCTACGCGACCGCCATGCGGCCGATGGTCGAACAGGGCCAGGGCGTGCCCAAGATCGGTCCGCGACTGATGAACCCGCATAGCCGGCTCGGCATCCAGCTGTTGCACGGCGCACTGAAGTTCGCCAGCCAACCGAGCATCCAGACCATCGCTGCGAAGCTGATGACACCCTCGATCAAGGCGCCGGATCTGGCGCGCTACGACTGA
- a CDS encoding MarR family winged helix-turn-helix transcriptional regulator, translating into MQDQDERIHPQAAVAPGYLANHAARVFNRLVDAELRPHGVSLALIGPILLLSWKGPMLQRDLVVASAIKQPAMVALLDKLEAQKLIKRAPTAQDRRAALVSLTARGRKMAELGARVLIDLNADALQGFSPEEAQKTVAFMQRLIVNLEQRGADL; encoded by the coding sequence ATGCAGGATCAAGACGAACGCATTCACCCCCAGGCGGCAGTGGCGCCGGGTTACCTGGCCAATCACGCAGCGCGGGTCTTCAACCGGCTGGTCGACGCCGAATTGCGGCCGCACGGCGTCTCGCTGGCCCTGATCGGACCGATTCTGCTGCTGTCCTGGAAGGGGCCGATGTTGCAACGCGACCTGGTGGTCGCCTCGGCGATCAAGCAGCCCGCCATGGTCGCCCTGCTCGACAAGCTGGAAGCGCAAAAGCTCATCAAGCGCGCACCCACCGCGCAGGACCGCCGCGCCGCGCTGGTATCGCTCACCGCGCGCGGTCGCAAGATGGCCGAGCTGGGCGCTCGGGTGCTGATCGATCTGAATGCCGATGCCTTGCAAGGCTTCTCACCTGAGGAGGCCCAGAAAACCGTCGCGTTCATGCAGCGCCTGATCGTCAACCTGGAGCAACGCGGCGCAGACCTGTAA